In the Parasphingorhabdus halotolerans genome, GTGTAGGCCGCATTGTCGAGCGCAAGAGAACCATCCGCAAAGCGCTCGCCTTTGCGTGCAGCAAGACGGCTGCCATCCTCCAGAACAAGCAGAAGATTATCGACGACACCGTCGCGTAGCGTGTCGGTTAGCGTAATATTGTCGCCATATGCGACATCACCTTCCGGACTGATGGTTCTGACATTGCCCGCCGCCGTAACCGCTCCGGTTTTGCGGTTCCAGACAACTTGATCAGCCCGTAGCGTATAACCCTCGCGGTCAAGCTTCACACTGCCATTGGCGGTAACGATATCGTTTTCAAAATCATAATCCAGCGTATCCGCGCTGAATTCGATCTCGTCTTTTTTCTCGATCGCTGGATCGGCAATATCTTGCGCCGATGTCGCATTGCCGGTTGAGGGCAGGGCAATTGTTGCAGCCAAAGCCATCAGAGCGATTGAAGATTTCATCGACTGGCTTAACCTACCTTTTGGCCCCAACGTAAAACAATATCGACCCCTTTGTCGGCTGGTTGATATCGACTGCCGTCCGCTATTGCACTAGAATAACGCGGCTGCAAATTTTCTTTGGCACAAATAGATGAACAGAGGATGGATAGAAGCATTGGCAGCTATAAGATGATTGCAAAAAACTGACCGATCTTTAAGGGATTAGCCAAGATTTAAGACAGGCCTATCCGTAATGTGCCGCTCCAATCAAAAATCAAAAGGACTCGTTTTTCATGAATATTAAATTTGCCAGCAAACGGCCCGCTAAAATCGATGCCATAGCTTACGCCATTAAAAAAGATGGTCTTGATGATGCGGATATTAGATTGGAGCAATCGGAATTGATTCGGACAGCGGCCAAAGCGGCGCGCTTTGAAGGCAAGGCCGGTGAGATTTTCGAGACATTCGTCAGCGAATCTGGTGAAACTTTGCGTGTCATTTTGGCCGGCACTGGCAAGGGCAAGTCTGCGAATTTGGAAGCGGCAGGTGGCGCAACCGTGGCAAAGATTTTGACATCCGGTGCCAGGCATCTGGCCATTGACCCGCTGGATCTGAATAAGGACGATCTGGCACGTTTCATGTTTGGTGCAAAACTGCGCAGTTGGCGGATTGACAAATATCGCACCACCATGCCGGAGAATACCAAACCGACGTTGGAAACTATCACCGTGCTGGATACGGATATGGAGTCGGCCAAGGCCTGGACGGATCTTGCTGCTGTTGCGGAAGGCGTTTCGCTTACCCGCGAATTGGTTTCCGAACCTGCTAATGTCATCTATCCCGAAAGCTTTGTAGCGCGTTGCGAGGAACTCAAAGATCTGGGCGTTGAATTTCAGGTTCTTGGTCAGGAAGAAATGGAAAAGCTCGGCATGGGCGCGCTGCTTGGTGTTTCGCAGGGATCCGTAAGGCCACCGCGGCTTCTTGCGATGCGCTGGGACGGGACCGATGGCAAGCAGAAGACACCATTGGCGCTCGTCGGCAAAGGCGTAACTTTTGATACTGGCGGAATTTCGCTGAAGCCGGGCCCGGGAATGGGCGATATGAAATTTGATATGGGCGGTGCTGGCGCTGTTGCTGGTACCATGAAAGCGCTCGCCAGCCGCAAGGCAAAGGCGCATGTTGTGGGCGTTTGCGGTCTCGTCGAGAATATGCCTGATGGTAATGCGCAGCGTCCAGGCGATATTGTTACAAGCATGAGCGGACAAACGATTGAGGTTTTGAACACCGACGCTGAAGGCCGCCTCGTTCTTTGTGATGCGCTCCACTGGACACAGGAAATATATAAGCCGGAGGTTGTGATCAATCTCGCAACATTGACCGGCGCTATTATTATTTCGCTGGGTGACCAGCATGCCGGTTGCTTCTGCAATGACGATGACTTGGCTGAAGATTTGCTCGAAGCGGGCAAAAAATCAGGTGATCCGCTATGGCGTTTCCCGCTTAGCTCAGCCTATGACAAGATGATCAATTCTCCCATCGCCGATATGCAAAATATTGGTGGCAAGGGTGCCGGATCGATTACCGCAGCCCAGTTTCTCAAGCGGTTTATCAAAGACGGTGTGAAATGGTCTCATCTCGATATTGCTGGCATGGTGTGGGCGGATAAGGCTGGGCCCTTGTGGGACAAAGGAGCGACAGGCTTTGGTGTGCGGTTGCTCAACCAGTATATTATTGACCATCACGAACAATAAAGCGGATTGATCGTTGCAGGTCGATTTTTATCATTTGACCCGCGATCCGGCGGATAGACTATTGCCAATGATCGCGCAAAAGACGCTGGACGGTGACTCGCGACTGCTCGTGGTGTCGGCGGACTTCGATCAGATTGAAAAAATCAGTGCGGCGCTTTGGCAATCGAAGCCGGAGAGTTTTCTGGCGCATGGTCTTGCCGGTAGCGAAGAGGAAAGCGCGCAACCGATATTGATTTCTGATGATTGTGCAGCGGCTAACGGGGCCACTTACATCGCGTTGGCGGACGGCATATGGCGCGATGAAGCATTGGCATTTGAACGGGTGTTCTATCTCTTCACGCCAGATCATATAGACAACGCTCGAACGGCATGGCGCAATCTGACAACCAATGACGATGCTACGCCGCGCTACTGGAAACAAGATGGTGGTCGCTGGGTCGAAGGCCCCTGAGTTTTCGCCGTTTCAATTATGATATTATCCTAGATTTGCTCTTTTCCGCTTTTGCAGATAATTCTGTTCACCGGTCGCGCCATAGCTTGATGGAGCCTTTCGCATGCGCAAATATCTTATCCTACCCCTCGCACTCCTCGCCGTTTCTTGCGGCAGTAATGACGATGAGGTCGCTTCCGGCACCTTTGACGACGGTGATGGCGGCAAAGCCAGCTATTCGGTCAAAGGCGATGATGGCGATAGCGAAGTCACCATTAAAACCGACAAAGGCGAAGTCCGCATTTCCGGCGGCGAGAAAGCCAGGGGTTCGCTTCCCATGGGCCTCAAGCTATATCCGGGCGCAGAAATTCAAAGCAGCATGACGGGTTCAGGCGAAGGGTCTACCGGCGCGATGCTCACGTTCAAAACCGATGCCGACAAAGACAAAGTGATCGATTTTTACAAGGATCAGGTCAAATCCAAAGGTCTTGAGGTCAAAGCCGAGGTCAACACCGGCGCAATGAAGATGATTAGCGCAGCCAACAAGGATAGGGAGAGCGGAGTCAATGTGTCAGCCACCGACGATGGCAGCGGCGGCACACAGGTGACGGTGATTGCTGGCGGGAACGGCTGAGACCACCAAAAAACTTGCGGCAATGCAATGCACTCGCTAAGGGCGGCGCAACTCAATTTTATCCCCTTATTCACGGAGCAATATCATGGCCGGTACACGGACATTTTCGATCATTAAACCAGACGCAACCCGCCGCAATCTGACCGGCGCGATCACCGCCAAGCTTGAAGAAGCGGGTCTGCGTGTAATTGCTTCCAAGCGCATTCATATGACCCGCGATCAGGCGGAAGGCTTTTACGCCGTTCATAAAGAACGTCCTTTCTTTGGCGAACTGGTTGACTTCATGATCAGCGGACCGGTTGTTGTTCAGGTACTCGAAGGCGAAAATGCGATGCAGCGTAACCGTGACATCATGGGCGCGACCAATCCAAAGGATGCTGCGCCAGGCACGATCCGCGCCGAATTCGCCGAAAGCATTGAAGCAAATAGCGTCCACGGTTCGGACAGCGATGAAAATGCCGAAATCGAAATTGCGCATTTCTTTAGCAAAGACGAGATCGTCGGGTAAGCAATCCGCGCCGCCCCGGCTTAAGTCGGGGGGATGATTCCAGTCAACTTGTGACCGCCGCGCTGCTGGCTTCGCTGGCGCGTTCCCAGTCATGGACCGCTTCGCGGCGGACGATAATCCAGCTTCCTTCGCGTTTTTTTAGCGTATCGCAATAGCGCCCGGCTACGATCCAGTCGGTTGCTTTGCCTTGTGTTTCACAGGCTGCAAAATCCGGGTTTCCCGGTTCGATGTAGTGATAGGCGACAAAATTGGCCTCGGTTTCTGCGGTTTGTCCATCTTCCGACAGGTTAATGTGAACATTTGAAATCGAATGATGCGTGCCGGGAATGCACTTTAATACGTCGCTGGCAAAGCCGATAAATTCATCCGGCGGCCCGCTATAGTCGCCATGCTTATGCACATGATCGTCAGCAAAGCACGAGCGGACCAGCGCCCAGTCGCGCCGGTCGATGCCCTTGCAATAGCGGTGCAGCACATCGCGGATTTCTTCGCGTGCCGATAGCGCTTCCAGTGTATACATTCTCCACTCCCTCTTTTTGCCAGTGTCATTCTTTCGAAGCGAGACTAGCTTCTTCATCAGGACATCGACCGGAAGGATAAGCATGGGCAGGCTCGAAGGCAAAGTGGCAATAATAACAGGTGCAGCCAAGGGGCTGGGTGAGGCCGATGCGCGGATGTTTGCCCGAGAAGGGGCGACTGTAATACTTACGGATATGGACGAAGATAATGGAAACCGTGTCGCGGCTGAAATCGGTGATGCAGCAGAGTTCCATGTCCAGGATGTGCGCGATGAGCAGGGCTGGGAAGATCTGATCGCCGATGTGGTCAC is a window encoding:
- the ndk gene encoding nucleoside-diphosphate kinase, which produces MAGTRTFSIIKPDATRRNLTGAITAKLEEAGLRVIASKRIHMTRDQAEGFYAVHKERPFFGELVDFMISGPVVVQVLEGENAMQRNRDIMGATNPKDAAPGTIRAEFAESIEANSVHGSDSDENAEIEIAHFFSKDEIVG
- a CDS encoding DNA polymerase III subunit chi, with amino-acid sequence MQVDFYHLTRDPADRLLPMIAQKTLDGDSRLLVVSADFDQIEKISAALWQSKPESFLAHGLAGSEEESAQPILISDDCAAANGATYIALADGIWRDEALAFERVFYLFTPDHIDNARTAWRNLTTNDDATPRYWKQDGGRWVEGP
- a CDS encoding nuclear transport factor 2 family protein, which produces MYTLEALSAREEIRDVLHRYCKGIDRRDWALVRSCFADDHVHKHGDYSGPPDEFIGFASDVLKCIPGTHHSISNVHINLSEDGQTAETEANFVAYHYIEPGNPDFAACETQGKATDWIVAGRYCDTLKKREGSWIIVRREAVHDWERASEASSAAVTS
- a CDS encoding leucyl aminopeptidase, with the translated sequence MNIKFASKRPAKIDAIAYAIKKDGLDDADIRLEQSELIRTAAKAARFEGKAGEIFETFVSESGETLRVILAGTGKGKSANLEAAGGATVAKILTSGARHLAIDPLDLNKDDLARFMFGAKLRSWRIDKYRTTMPENTKPTLETITVLDTDMESAKAWTDLAAVAEGVSLTRELVSEPANVIYPESFVARCEELKDLGVEFQVLGQEEMEKLGMGALLGVSQGSVRPPRLLAMRWDGTDGKQKTPLALVGKGVTFDTGGISLKPGPGMGDMKFDMGGAGAVAGTMKALASRKAKAHVVGVCGLVENMPDGNAQRPGDIVTSMSGQTIEVLNTDAEGRLVLCDALHWTQEIYKPEVVINLATLTGAIIISLGDQHAGCFCNDDDLAEDLLEAGKKSGDPLWRFPLSSAYDKMINSPIADMQNIGGKGAGSITAAQFLKRFIKDGVKWSHLDIAGMVWADKAGPLWDKGATGFGVRLLNQYIIDHHEQ